In one Amaranthus tricolor cultivar Red isolate AtriRed21 chromosome 8, ASM2621246v1, whole genome shotgun sequence genomic region, the following are encoded:
- the LOC130820302 gene encoding uncharacterized protein LOC130820302, producing the protein MSWLYSPYWYKKSASNLDCGALRGDGCFVRVDDCSKNGLQKNSLGRRSSKCYHCHQEPCARLLTIHPVYDCCFDVLSYFDFAMFSYVRRARNTVAHMVARWNTDINSEKVCKPPFPEYLQTLKLAI; encoded by the coding sequence ATGTCGTGGTTGTATTCTCCTTACTGGTACAAGAAAAGTGCAAGCAACCTGGACTGTGGAGCTCTCAGAGGCGATGGTTGCTTTGTACGGGTTGATGATTGCTCGAAGAATGGATTACAAAAGAATTCACTTGGAAGGAGATCCTCTAAATGTTATCATTGCCATCAAGAACCATGTGCAAGGCTTCTCACAATTCACCCGGTGTATGATTGTTGTTTTgatgttttatcttattttgattttgctatgtTTAGCTATGTCCGTAGAGCCAGAAATACTGTGGCTCATATGGTAGCTAGGTGGAATACGGATATTAACTCTGAAAAAGTTTGTAAGCCCCCGTTTCCTGAGTATCTGCAGACTCTAAAATTAGCGATTTGA
- the LOC130820301 gene encoding GATA transcription factor 7-like: MECMGKSGFGLKQHQQNMEDFSSIFSPISQNFNGGSSIITPVSGEDFFVDQLLNLNNEEEEENEPKIDFLVKQQQFQDNVQENIISSFSSSPLDSVLSVPEEEAHLEWLSEFVEESFSQFSNPYPPGFVKPKPNKEVSNGLSLFFTPPSHSKSRRSKRARTGGRVWSNSLSDPSSTSPSSPELGPFKKHKKKENGSVSNGLQRRCSHCGVHKTPQWRAGPMGAKTLCNACGVRFKSGRLLPEYRPACSPTFSSELHSNSHRKVLEMRKKKEMVTGQPEPGSMSHPVSSFG, from the exons ATGGAATGCATGGGAAAATCAGGTTTTGGGCTGAAACAACACCAGCAAAACATGGAAGATTTTTCTTCCATTTTTAGTCCAATTTCTCAGAACTTTAATGGTGGTTCTTCTATTATTACCCCTGTTTCTGGGGAAGATTTTTTTGTAGACCAACTTTTGAACTtaaacaatgaagaagaagaagaaaatgaacctAAAATTGATTTCCTTGTTAAACAACAACAATTTCAAGATAATGttcaagaaaatataatttcttCCTTTTCCTCTTCTCCTTTAGACTCTGTTCTTTCTGTCCCG GAAGAAGAAGCACACCTTGAATGGTTATCAGAGTTTGTAGAAGAATCCTTTTCACAATTTTCAAACCCATACCCACCCGGGTTTGTCAAGCCTAAACCCAATAAAGAGGTTTCAAATGGGCTGTCTTTGTTCTTCACTCCACCAAGCCATAGCAAGTCAAGGAGGAGTAAACGGGCCAGAACCGGGGGTCGGGTTTGGTCCAATTCACTTTCAGACCCGTCTTCAACTTCCCCTTCAAGCCCGGAACTTGGCCCGTTTAAGAAGCACAAGAAGAAAGAAAACGGCTCAGTTTCTAACGGGCTGCAGAGAAGGTGTAGTCACTGTGGGGTCCACAAGACTCCACAGTGGCGAGCGGGTCCTATGGGAGCCAAGACGCTTTGTAATGCATGTGGAGTGAGGTTTAAGTCGGGCCGACTTCTACCCGAGTATCGGCCCGCTTGTAGCCCGACTTTCTCTAGTGAGCTTCACTCTAATAGCCACCGCAAAGTGTtggaaatgaggaagaagaaagagATGGTAACGGGTCAACCCGAACCCGGAAGTATGTCTCATCCGGTTTCAAGTTTTGGATAG